The Verrucomicrobiaceae bacterium DNA window TCCCTTTGAATCCGCAGCAGAAGTCGCCAACCGCAACTCGCCTGGTGACACTGAGGAAAATCGCGTGCGAGACATGCTTTTGAAGCTCCCCGTCGGCGGACGCCGTATCGGACCCACAGGCATTCCAGAGAAAATCATGCTCGGTGACATCATGCTCATCCCCGGTGAGCCCGTCCCGGCTCTGTTCACTGGCCAGCGGGTGGAGCTACGAGTCAAAAGCATCAGTCATCAATATGTTGAGCTCGAATGGCAGGATAAGGAAATCACGGGCCTCCCACCCAAGAGCATGGTCATCCCGGTCGATCTCGGGCCTGGCGTCGATTTCGTCATGCCTGGCTCTCCGCCGAAAGAAGGCCGCCGTTTTGGCAAAAGGACCTACCAAGAGCTCATCCGGCGCAATGGAGAGCCGCAGCCTCCTTCAGGAGGGCAGGGGGCTGGAAGCATGAAACCCAACCAAACCGCGCCCGCAGCACTGCCCGTCGAAATTGAGATACCCGGTGCCGAAATGCCCTCACGCCGCGGTGCCAGTGCAGAGCCAGCGCCCACGAGCCCTCAGGATGCCTCCGTTGAGACGATGACGCGCATGCTCTTCCTCCCATCTGCTCCGCTGCCATCATCCCCACCGCCTAAATCACCCTAATGCTGCCATCCCTGCGACATCCTAGACCAAGCGGTTTCTCCACGATAGAGCTGCTACTTGTCGTCTCACTCAGCGCCATCGTCATCGGTGGTGCTGTGACGACGTATGGGACTATCGTTCAAAATCAGGGCACGCTTTCTGGTCCGGTCAGTGTGCCGCTAGGTGCAGCAAACATGGTCAATTTTTACGGTGATGGCTCTAGCAGCACCTTTGAAGCCGTGCCTGCCCCGAGTGCGGGTGCCTCCACATTGGCCGAGCAGATGCGGGAGGAGTTTAACAACGATGTGCATGAAGCGACGGCCGTTTTCTGCCTCGGACGAAATGGCCTGAATACCTATCGGCCCTCACTCATCGCTTACGACCCTCTCACGCATTCTGAGCTCGATACGCCGCAGAAGTTTCGTCAGCATCTCATCACCATCGGAGCGGTGAGCAGCACACTATACGTCGATTATCGCAATCCAGGTTCTGGCAGCATCCAGCCACAAAACGCCAGTATTTTCATCCTCGGCTACAGTCGCTTCAGTGGGTTCCTCAAGGTCAATGCCATCTATGAAATCGACCTCGTCCGTTTCGCAGGGGGCTCCTTGGGTGATCCACAGGGCATTTTCGCCTCCGTGCGTCGTTATGCAGCCCCAGCTACCGCCATGGATGACGCTGCGCTAGCCTACAATCATAGCTACGAAGTGTTTTATCCACCCTCGGTGCCGAATTACTCACACCTTCGTCCGAATGAATGGGCTGATGATGGATTCGCCCCCGTGTTCGTCAGCTTTGAGCGGTCATCTCGCATGGCCCTGCGTGAGGGCAGTGCCATCGACCGATTTAAGCGTGCCGCAGAGTCGCCCTTTTATTTTGTTTGGTGGCCAGATCCCCTCGCACGGCACCTAGGCCCTGTTTCTGACGCACTCGACGCGACTGATCCGCGTGCCGCTTATAACCGCATGGGAGGGCGCTCCTCCTACATGTTTACCGTGCGCATGTTCCCCGCTCTTTGAAGTCACGCACTTACTCATCATCATGCAACCTCGCTCTCGACGTCCTACCCGCATGACCACAGGCGCCCTGATGGCCGTCTCGCTCATGCTTTTGGTCGTGGCAGGGCTCTTCATCTCCTCATGGGTCTCTCTCATGAATGTGCGGGCGATGCAGGTCAGCTTCATGGAGGACTTTAGCCGTCGTCGCGTGGCGCTAGAGACTAGTCGCCAGCTTGGGCGTGAGCTGACTTACCTCGCTGCCTTTCAGCGCAACAGCAGTCTCGCAGCGCAGACCGATTTTCTGCTCGATACTGGAGAAGGCAGCATCAATAGTTCGGATGGTTGGTCAGGCCTCAATCTCTACTCCAACACCTTCTTCCCCGCTCTCTCTACGGGCAGTGTGTATCCTTATAACTACACGGGTTTTCGGCCAGGAGCTGCCTACTATAGCTCTGAGCGGCTCACCCGTCCTGCAGAGGCCCAATCAGGAGTGCTTGATGACTTTGAGAGCTGGCATTTCTTCAAGTCGATGTCGCCGCTGCTCGCAGGAGATTTGTTCTGCGTTTATCGCAAACCGGAAGGCGTCACCACTGCGCTGGACATTCATACGGAAGTCCCCGGCTCGGGCTCGGATGCTGGTCACATCGCGAAGTGGATCGTCCAGGGGCGCACGGTGATCCGTCATGCACCTTCGCTCTTTGTCCCGACTACTCCGAGTCCACTAAAGCTGCCCTTTCAGACGAAATCGCTGTACGTGCAGAGTCAGACAGCGTCAGACACCACCGTGGCGCATCCCATCTATGGCACCGCCATCAGCACTGGCGGCGGCCCCTCCTCAGACCTGCTGCCATCGAATCTACCGGCTACACTGACCACCACCGGCCCCGTCGATAGCAGCACAGGAGTGGGGAAAAGCTACGATGGCTATCTCAATGTCATCAACAACTCGCACAACCCAGATAACTCCCTGTGGAACTTCCAAGCGCGGGAGGCTGCCGCAGGCAGAAACCAGACGGACGTCATCGACGTCTTCGTGCATGGCCGGCAGGCATCCGTCAATCCGCCCGCTTGGTGGATGTATGAAACGGCAAGTCCCACCTATCCACCACCGAACTGGCCCTCTGGCTATGAGCCGAAGCTCCGCATCCTCAATATCGTCCTAGGCTCCGCCACGCTGCGGAATCTCCGCATTAGCGGCGTGGTCAATCAAATCGTCTTCGTAGGCCAATCGAACACGAACGACTTCAAAAACGCCTCCAAGCTCCAGCCCGTCATCATCACCATCCTGCCAGATGGCAGCGGGCGCTGGATACGTGACATCCGCTTTGAGCGTGAGAACTCACGCCGCCATGTCCTCGCCTTCAAGAGTGACTCTGCTCGTGATGTGGACCTGAATTGGATCAATGCACCCCTCACTGGCGATACCCACCGCTGGCGCTGCATGTTCATCAATGAGTATCACACCCTCTTCTTTAACATGCCCGGCAATGCCACACGGAATGTCCACATCTACGGCGGCATCATGACGAACTGGACCGTCAAGCGCCGTGCCCAGGGCTCCCCGAATCCCAGTCGCCTCGTCTTCAGAGCAGATGAGGACCCTAGTGCCTCTGGCTATGCCCCAGAGGGACCTGCTTTCTCCACCTTTCTGCCCCGTGAGGCATGGCAGGAAACCTATTTCAGACCCTGAGGACACATGAAACATACACGCCTCCATCGCTGCTTCACCCATGCGCTGACCCTCATCGAGGTACTCGCCGCAGGTGCCGTCGTAGCCATCGGAGCCACCGCCGCCGTCAGCCTCGCCAGTGGTTCCATGCTGCAAGAGGAGCTCGCCTTCCGCGTCGCCATCACGCGTAATTACCAAGAAAACATGCTCCGTCTCTGGCAGCTCGGGCTCTCGCGTGCGCAAGTCCTCGCCATCATGCCGGAGCAGGATGCCAATACGCTGCTCGATACCGCTCTCTACGGTGATAGCCACGATGCCACAGGCCCCGACCTCATCGAAAATGGCGTCGTCAATGTCAACGGCCTCCTCATGGAGTCCGTCTCTTGCCGGGCCATCGTCAATATCTCCAAAGACCCCGGCACCGATGATGCACCCCTGCCAGAAATCTCCGGCGCAGACCTCACCCTCCGTGCTTACCGCCCGCGACTGATCACGACCCTGCGCACCCCCGTCGTCTCGCCGTAGCAGCCCCCTTTTTCGTCCAAAAACGCCTCTCCAACAGCCCACGCCATGCTCAAGAAAGTCAAAATCACCAATGTCCACACCGGCAAATCAGCCGAGGCACTCGTGGACACGGACTCCGATGACAAGGCCCTCCTAGGCGCAGGCGTCAGCAGCAATGAATCAACCAGCATCACCACCATCATTGGTGTCGATGAAAAGCTGCATCGTCTCACCTCCCCCAAGCCTGATGTGGATGATCGTGCGGCCTTCTTTTCCGGCCTCGCACGCTGTTTGGAGCGAAATATCTCCCTCACCAAATCTCTCTCCCTCCAGACCAATCGCGTCAAATCTGCCAGCTACAAGGGCATGATCGCCGAGCTCATCCACGGCATCTCTGTCGGTGACAAGCTCAGCGACACGATGATGAAATTCCCCAAGCTCTTCCCAGAGGACATGCTCTCGCTCATCATGGCGGGTGAAGAGGCGGGACAGCTCCCCAAAGTCTGCCGCCGTATCGCTATCGCTGCGAAAAAGTCCTCCAAAGTGCTCAAAAAGCTCAAGGGAGCCATGATCTATCCTGCTGTGGTTATCGTGCTCGGGGTCATCGTCGTCATTGCCATGAGTATGACTCTCGTGCCTGCCATGGCGAACTTGTTCGCCTCCTTCAAAACGGAGCTGCCTCTCGGCACACGGGCGCTGATTGCGCTCTCTGAAATACTGCTCAAGCGGCCCTACATCGCCATTCTTCCCTTTGTTGGGCTTTATATCTTCTTTTCGAACTGGGGGAAGATCGCATCCATCCGCGGTGTGCAGGATTTTTTCCTCAAACTGCCCGTCGTAGGCGTCCTCGTCCGAAAATCCGCCGCAGCCGTCGGATTTCGCACGCTCGCCATGCTCACCGAGTCGAACGTACGCCTCACTTCCGCGCTAGAGATCACCTCACAGGCCAGCTGGCACTACCATTACAAGGAACTCTTCCTCCGGCTGCGGGATCACATCGGCGTCGGCCGTACACTCCATGAGGCCTTCCTCATGGAAGCCCACTGGATGGGGCCAGATGCACGTAACCTCTGCGGCATGATCGAGCTCGCCTCGGAGACCGGCTCCGGCACAGAAATGCTCTCCGAGATCGCAGATGACTATGAGGAAGAGCTCGATAACCTCGCTGCCACACTCGATAAAATGATCGAGCCCCTTACCATGCTCATTCTCGGCGTCATGGTCGGCTTCCTCATCTACGCCATCTACGGCCCCATGTTCAGCCTCGGGGACGTCATCCTCAAAAAGAAGAAATAAGGCCGCGAAAACGCACCCCGGTGCCGCCGGGGCTGCGTGGGTAGGCAGTCACGGCTCATAAATAAAATAGGACAAAAAACTGGCACGGTCCTTGCTTGATACGAGCTGGCTATTCTCCCAACCAGGAATAGCCACTCCAACCAACCAATCACCTTCCCCAATCATGATCCGACCCGCATTGTCCATGCGCGGCCGCGCTGCCGTTGCCACGGCGGTGCTTTGCTGTGCCGCGCCCGCCCTGCATGCCGCTGATGGCCCCGCACACAACTCTGGCGATACCGCCTGGGTGCTCGCCTCCACCGCACTCGTCCTATTCATGATGATTCCTGGGCTAGCGCTCTTCTATGCGGGGCTCGTGCGCTCGAAAAACGTGCTCTCCATCTTCATGCAGTGCTTTGCACTCACCGCCGTGCTCAGCCTCGTCTGGCTAGTATGTGGCTACTCGCTCAGTTTTACTGGCGACGGCTCCTTCATCGGCACCTTGGATAAAATCTTCCTCAAAGGCGTCACACCTAGCAGTAGCTACGCTGCCTATCCAGGCATCCCAGAGCACCTCTGGTTCGCTTACCAGATGATGTTTTTCCTCATCACGCCCGGTCTATTCATCGGAGCCTTCGCCGAGCGCATGAAATTCAGCGCCATCATGATCTTTAGCGTGCTATGGAGCCTCCTCGTCTATGTCCCCGTCTGCTGGGGCGTGTGGCATAAGATGAATTTCTTTGGCCTCACCAATGTGATCGACCTCGCCGGTGGCATCGTCGTCCACATCACAGCCGGCGTCGCCGCATTGGTCGCCTGTATCATGGTCGGGGGGCGTCAGGGCTTCCCACACACCGCCATGATGCCGCATAATCTGCCCTTCACCATCGCGGGTGCAGGCATGCTTTGGGTCGGCTGGTTCGGCTTCAATGGCGGCAGTCAGGTCGGAGCCAATGGCAATGCGGCGCTCACCGTCGTCGTCACCCACCTCTCCGCCTGTGCCGCCTGCGTCGTCTGGTCCTTGATCGAAAAAATCAAACTCGGCAAGCCCAGCGCCCTCGGCATCGCCACAGGCTCCATCGCTGGTCTAGCGGCCATCACACCCGCCTCGGGCAAAGTCGGGCCACTCGGAGCCATCTGCATCGGCAGCGTCTCCGCCCTCGTCTGCTGGATCGCCTGCGCCAAGCTGAAAAAGAAGTTCAACTACGACGACTCACTCGATGTTTTTGGCGTCCATGGTGTCGGTGGCTTCGTTGGCACCATCCTCGTCGCCGTATTCGCCTCACCAGACCTCGGAGGTCTCGGTTACGCCGAAGGAATGACCATGGGCTCCCAGCTCACCACCCAGCTCCTCGCCGCATTCTATACAGCCGTGCTCTCCGGCATCGTCAGCATCATTCTTCTGAAGGCTATCGACCTCACCATCGGCCTCCGCGTCACCAGCGACGACGAGCGCCAGGGCCTCGACCTCGCCGAGCATGGCGAGTCCGGTTACAATCACTAATCCGGCTCAAAAGCTCCCCTTGGACACTGATCAGTCGCTGCCCAGAGCAGCACACTGGTCAGTGTCTTCTTTTGTGGCGGACAAGCTCCATGTCTGCAAAGCAGCGACCCCGACATGCTGCCCATCGGCCGCAGAAAAAGTGCATCTTTATCCCCGGCGGGGAGTTTGATAAAGCCACATGAAACACCACCTCGCCCTCATCAGCCTCATGTCTCTCATCACGGTCAGTCTGGCCGCCGAGCCCATGCCGCGTGAATGGATGATCGAAGGCGTGAAGCGTGTAGGCCTCGTGCATGTGCCCGCCACCGCCAAAACCCAGCCGACGCCTGTCGTCTTCGCCTTCCACGGACATGGCGGCAACATGCACAACGCCACCCGCATGTTTCCCATCCATGAACTGTGGCCTGAGGCGCTAGTCGTCTTTCTCCAAGGACTCAACACACCCGGCAGACTCACCGATCCTGAGGGGAAAAAGCCGGGTTGGCAAAGCACCGCCGGGATATTGGGGGATCGTGATCTAAAGCTCTTCGATACCGTACTCGCAGGCCTGCGGGCCGATTACCAGGTCGATGACAAACGCATCTACTCCACCGGCCACTCCAATGGCGGCGGCTTCACCTACCTGCTGTGGGCAGAGCGCGGAGACGTCTTCGCCGCCATGGCCCCATCCGCCTCAGCCGCCACACGTAGCCGATCCTCCCTGAAGCCCAAACCCGTGCTGCACATCGCTGGTGAAAACGATCCCCTCGTGAAATACGCCTGGCAGCAGGCCACCATCCAGGCCCTGCTAAAGCTCAATGCATGCAGCGCCGGAGTCGCCTGGGATCAGGAGCCGAGCTGCACCCTGTATCCCTCCGCCACCGGCACCCCCGTCATCACTGCCATCCACCCTGGCAACCACAGCTTCCCGAAAAAAGCCCCCGAGGTCATCGTGAAGTGCTTCAAACAGCATCCGAAGCGGTAAGCTGAAATAATAGTGCTCCGGGCAAGTCCATGTTAAAAGAGCAAACGTGCTCGGTTTGGAGCCAGAATATGCCATGAAACTTTTCCCAACTTCCGTTGTCGCATTCATTGCCGTCCTTTTCTCGCTGCTTCCTGCGTGCTCCAAAAAGGATAAGGTCTTTAACGTCGAGGCAAATGATCCTGAAATGATCGCGGCGATTGCCAAGGCGCGTGAGACGCTCCCCCAGTTTTGGCAGGTCTTTGACAAGCGAGCATTGGGGGAGAGCGACTTCTCCCTGAAGGTGAAGATCACCGACGAGAATGGTACGGAGCATTTTTGGGCCACGGACATTGAGCGTCGAGACGGCAAGACTTTGGGCACCATCAATAACGATCCGGGCATCGTCGCGAGTGTGAAGCTCGGAGATCGGATTGACATCCTTGATGTCGATATATCCGATTGGCTTTACATTCGAGATGGGAAAATGGTTGGCAACGAAACCCTGAAGCCGCTTCTTAAAAGCATGCCTCCAGCAGAATCGGAGAGACTCAAGAGCATGATGGCGAATCCCTGAGGATAGGGTCAAATCAAAGGAAAAAGCGGTCGTAGCAGGCTGAGACAAAGTTGTTGTTCAGCCTGCCGTGAATCGACATTTGCCTATCATCGTCCATGTCGCTTTGGGGCTGGGCCCGCCGCAGCGGCGTTAGGTGCTTCCAGTGACGCTTACGAACATTCAACATCGAACGTTCAACATTGAACGCCCGACCTGGCTTAAGCTCGAACGACGAACCAGGAACCTAGAACGGTCCCCCTTACTTCGCCAGCTTCTCCATGAGCTTCTGCGTGCGTTCGATGATGCGTTGAGGCTCATCGAGGAGGCCGGCGGAGAGGAGGGCGTTGTCGAGGATTTGCTCGGAGATGAGGGCTGCCGTTTCGGGGTCGCTTTGGTGGAGCTTGGAGAGGCCTTTGACGAGGTTGTGGCGCGGATTGATCTCAAAGACGACTTTGGGGCCGGGCATGCCGCTGTCTTTGCCGAGGGCTTTCATCATCTGGCGCATCTGCGGGGTCATTTCGCCCTCAGGGGTCAAAACGAGGGCAGGGGAGCCGACGAGGCGCTTGCCGGGGCGGACGGTATCGACCTGGGCGGTGAGGCGTTCTTTGATCCAGTCGCAGAGGGTGGTGGTTTCGGCTTCGGGGAGGGCTTCGCCTTCGGCGTCGCTGTCTCCGAGGTCGATGTCGTCGGCGTTGACGGATTTGAGGTCCTTGTCATCGAATTTGTGCAGGCTGCTGATGACGTATTCGTCGATGTGTTCGAACATGTAGAGGACTTCGATGCCTTTGGCTTTGAAGGCCTCCAAATAAGGGCCGCTTTCGATGGCGGCGCGGGAGGGGGCGACTTGGTAGTAGATGGCTTTTTGGTCGCTGGTCATGCGCTTGACGTAGTCGGCGACGCCGATGGTCTCGCCGGGCTGGGTCATGCTGGATTCATAGCGGAGGAGCTTGGCGATGGCGTCGCGGTGGGTGTGGTCGGTGGCGACGCCTTCTTTGAAGAAGCGGCTGAAGTCGGCATAGAATTTACTGTACTTGGCGTCGTCGTCGGTGGCTTCTTTGTCGAGGTGCTTGAGGAGGCGCTTGACGACGACGTCGCCGATTTTGCGGACGAGGGCGCTGTCCTGCATGCTTTCGCGGGAGATGTTCAGCGGGAGGTCTTCGCTGTCGATGACGCCGCGGACGAAGCGCATCCACTCGGGGAGCAGTTTTTTCGGTTTGGGGTCGATGAGGACTTTTTTGCAGTAGAGGGAGACGCCGGGCTCCATCTGCCCCATGCCAAAGGACTCCATGTTTTGGGTGGGAGTGAAGAGGAGGGCATTGATGATGATGGGGCTATCCGCCTGGAAGTGCATGCGGTAGCTGGGATCATCAAAGGCGTGGGCGGTGAATTTGTAGAATTCGTTGTACTGCTCGTCAGTGATGCTGTCTTTGGATTTGAGCCAGAGTGCTTCGACGGTGTTGACGCGTTCTCCATTGAGCAGGAGGGGGAAGCTGACGAAGTTGGAGTGTTTTTCGATGATCTGCCGGACGGTGGATGCCTGGGCGAAGTCTGCGGCGTCTTCTTTGAGGTGGAGGACGATTTTGCAGCCTCGGGCCTGGCCGGGAGCATCTTCAATGGTGTAGCTGCTGGTGCCGTCGCTGGTCCAGATGAGGTGCTCGCCGTCGTTGCGCCAGGAGTGGGTGTGGACTTCGACTTTGTCGGCGACCATGAAGGCGGAGTAGAAGCCGACGCCGAACTGGCCGATGAGGGTGGCGTCGTTTTGCTTGCCGGCGTTCTTTAAAGCTGCGGCGAAGGCTTTGGAGCCGCTGTGGGCGATGGTGCCGAGGTTCTCGATGAGCTCGGCCCGTGTCATGCCGATGCCGGAGTCGGCGATGGTGAGGGTTTTGGCAGCTTCGTCGGTGGTGATGCTGATTTGCAGCTCGGCGGTGGCATCAAAGATGTCCTTTTCGGTCAGTTGCGTGAGACGCATTTTTTCCATCGCATCTGCGGCATTGGAGACGAGCTCGCGGAGGAAGATCTCGCGGTCGGTGTAGAGGCTGTGGATGACGATATCGAGGACTTGTTTGACTTCGGCCTGGAATTCGTGGGTCTGGGGCATGGTGATCGTATGGGTAGGTTTGAGGGGGGCGGAGAGTAGCGGTTGGCGATTTATGGTCAAGCCGTCACGCAATTCCCTCGCTCGCGGGCGGCGGATCGTGCCTCGTGGGGCAAGAGAGGTTACTGGGCTTGACATTCCTGCCGCTGCCCTGAATCTCGCGGCCTCTATGGGATTACTCGATTCACTCGCAAAAAATGTGCTGGGCGGCATGCTCGGCGGAAACTCCGGCGGCCAACAGCAAGACCCAGCAGCGATGCTGAGTGGGCTGCTGAATCAATCCGGTGGCCTGCAAGGGCTGATGGGCCAGTTCCAAAAGGCCGGGCTGGGTGACCAGTTCTCCTCCTGGGTGGGCACGGGCGAGAACCAGCCTGTGAACGCTGACCAGGTGCAGAATGCCCTGGGCGGTGATGCGATCCAGGGTCTGGCGAGCAAGCTGGGTCTGAATGCGGGATCGCTCACGCCGCTGCTGGCGCAGTTTCTGCCCCTGGTGATCGACAAACTGACGCCGAAAGGCCAGATCGAGCAAAATGAGCCCGGCGCGGATCAGCTCCAAAATGTGCTGGGTAGCGTGATGAAGGACGGCGGCGGCCTAGGTGGCCTGCTTGGCGGCCTCCTCGGTGGCGCGAAGTGATCTGCGGCTCTGCAAAAGTGATTTGAAGGACTCCACATGGCGAAAAGGCCGTGTGGAGTTCTTTTTTTGGCCGCTAGGAGCTATTTTTTGGTTTCTGGGGCTGCGGCATCGCCTTTGGCGACTTCGTCCTTTTTCTTCTGCACGGCTTCGGAGGCGACTTCGAGCAGTTTGGGGGCCTCACCGCCTTTGGGGATGAATTTGAGGGCGATGCCGTTGATGCAGAAGCGGCGGCCTGTGGGTGTGGCAGCGGAGACGGACTCGCCTTCGAAAACATGGCCGAGATGGGCATCGCAGCGCTTGCAGACGGTCTCGATGCGTTTCATGCCGTGGCTGTTATCGACCTTTTCGAGCACATTTTTGGCCTTGGAGCTGTCGTAGAAGGAGGGCCAGCCGCAGCCGGAGTGGAATTTGGTGCTGGAGGTGAAGAGCTCTGCGCCGCAGCACACGCAGTAGTAGGTGCCTTCGCCCTGCTTTTCGAATTCCTCATAGATGTGGCCAAAGGGACGCTCCGTGCCACGCATGCGAGTGACGGAGAATTGATCTTCGGTGAGGATTTTTTTCCAGTCTTCTTCAGTTTTCACGATGGCGGGCTTGGGGGTGGCAGGTGTGGCTTCTGGAGCCGTTTTTGGCTTATCCTCGGCCTGGAGGAGGCAGAATGCGGTGAGGGCGATCAGGGCGGAGAGTTGGAGTTTCATAATGAGTGAGCATCAAACGTGCGGTGTCGGTGGTTTTTGCTTCATGGAAGGGAGTTCTTCATCAGAGTGCGAGAAGGTGTTTGCGGCCAAGGGGCATCCTGGCATACATGCGCGGCCTTATGACATCCATTTTTGAGCTTTTTTCTCTGCAAAATCAAACCGCCGTGGTGATCGGTGGCACGGGCGAACTCTGCGGCGCGATCGCAGAAGGCTACGCAATGGCTGGCGCAGAGGTGGTGCTGGTAGGGCGTGATGCTACCAAGGCGGAAAAGCGCCTGGAGAGCATCCATGCCGCGGGTGGTAAGGCCTACTTCATCTCCGCAGATGCCAGTCGCAAAGCGGATCTGCAAATCCTGCTCGATCAGGTGCTGGAGCGCAGCGGTGGCTGCCACATCCTGGTCAATGGTGCCGGTGTGAACTCTCCCACGCCCTTCCTCGACATCCCTGAGGAGGAGTACGACCGGATCATGAACATCAACACCAAAGCGGTGTTTTTGGCCTGCCAGGTCTTCGGGAAATACTTCGTGGAGCACAAGACGCCTGCCTCGATCATCAATCTGGGCTCCATGTCGGGTCTGCTGCCACTGAGCCGTGTCTTCACCTACTCGATGTCGAAGGGGGCGGTGCATAATCTCAGCAAAAACCTCGCCCGTGAGTGGGCACCGCTGGGCATCCGGG harbors:
- a CDS encoding type II secretion system F family protein gives rise to the protein MLKKVKITNVHTGKSAEALVDTDSDDKALLGAGVSSNESTSITTIIGVDEKLHRLTSPKPDVDDRAAFFSGLARCLERNISLTKSLSLQTNRVKSASYKGMIAELIHGISVGDKLSDTMMKFPKLFPEDMLSLIMAGEEAGQLPKVCRRIAIAAKKSSKVLKKLKGAMIYPAVVIVLGVIVVIAMSMTLVPAMANLFASFKTELPLGTRALIALSEILLKRPYIAILPFVGLYIFFSNWGKIASIRGVQDFFLKLPVVGVLVRKSAAAVGFRTLAMLTESNVRLTSALEITSQASWHYHYKELFLRLRDHIGVGRTLHEAFLMEAHWMGPDARNLCGMIELASETGSGTEMLSEIADDYEEELDNLAATLDKMIEPLTMLILGVMVGFLIYAIYGPMFSLGDVILKKKK
- a CDS encoding ammonium transporter, which encodes MSMRGRAAVATAVLCCAAPALHAADGPAHNSGDTAWVLASTALVLFMMIPGLALFYAGLVRSKNVLSIFMQCFALTAVLSLVWLVCGYSLSFTGDGSFIGTLDKIFLKGVTPSSSYAAYPGIPEHLWFAYQMMFFLITPGLFIGAFAERMKFSAIMIFSVLWSLLVYVPVCWGVWHKMNFFGLTNVIDLAGGIVVHITAGVAALVACIMVGGRQGFPHTAMMPHNLPFTIAGAGMLWVGWFGFNGGSQVGANGNAALTVVVTHLSACAACVVWSLIEKIKLGKPSALGIATGSIAGLAAITPASGKVGPLGAICIGSVSALVCWIACAKLKKKFNYDDSLDVFGVHGVGGFVGTILVAVFASPDLGGLGYAEGMTMGSQLTTQLLAAFYTAVLSGIVSIILLKAIDLTIGLRVTSDDERQGLDLAEHGESGYNH
- a CDS encoding esterase, with amino-acid sequence MKHHLALISLMSLITVSLAAEPMPREWMIEGVKRVGLVHVPATAKTQPTPVVFAFHGHGGNMHNATRMFPIHELWPEALVVFLQGLNTPGRLTDPEGKKPGWQSTAGILGDRDLKLFDTVLAGLRADYQVDDKRIYSTGHSNGGGFTYLLWAERGDVFAAMAPSASAATRSRSSLKPKPVLHIAGENDPLVKYAWQQATIQALLKLNACSAGVAWDQEPSCTLYPSATGTPVITAIHPGNHSFPKKAPEVIVKCFKQHPKR
- a CDS encoding DUF2314 domain-containing protein, whose amino-acid sequence is MLGLEPEYAMKLFPTSVVAFIAVLFSLLPACSKKDKVFNVEANDPEMIAAIAKARETLPQFWQVFDKRALGESDFSLKVKITDENGTEHFWATDIERRDGKTLGTINNDPGIVASVKLGDRIDILDVDISDWLYIRDGKMVGNETLKPLLKSMPPAESERLKSMMANP
- the htpG gene encoding molecular chaperone HtpG: MPQTHEFQAEVKQVLDIVIHSLYTDREIFLRELVSNAADAMEKMRLTQLTEKDIFDATAELQISITTDEAAKTLTIADSGIGMTRAELIENLGTIAHSGSKAFAAALKNAGKQNDATLIGQFGVGFYSAFMVADKVEVHTHSWRNDGEHLIWTSDGTSSYTIEDAPGQARGCKIVLHLKEDAADFAQASTVRQIIEKHSNFVSFPLLLNGERVNTVEALWLKSKDSITDEQYNEFYKFTAHAFDDPSYRMHFQADSPIIINALLFTPTQNMESFGMGQMEPGVSLYCKKVLIDPKPKKLLPEWMRFVRGVIDSEDLPLNISRESMQDSALVRKIGDVVVKRLLKHLDKEATDDDAKYSKFYADFSRFFKEGVATDHTHRDAIAKLLRYESSMTQPGETIGVADYVKRMTSDQKAIYYQVAPSRAAIESGPYLEAFKAKGIEVLYMFEHIDEYVISSLHKFDDKDLKSVNADDIDLGDSDAEGEALPEAETTTLCDWIKERLTAQVDTVRPGKRLVGSPALVLTPEGEMTPQMRQMMKALGKDSGMPGPKVVFEINPRHNLVKGLSKLHQSDPETAALISEQILDNALLSAGLLDEPQRIIERTQKLMEKLAK
- a CDS encoding DUF937 domain-containing protein, with translation MGLLDSLAKNVLGGMLGGNSGGQQQDPAAMLSGLLNQSGGLQGLMGQFQKAGLGDQFSSWVGTGENQPVNADQVQNALGGDAIQGLASKLGLNAGSLTPLLAQFLPLVIDKLTPKGQIEQNEPGADQLQNVLGSVMKDGGGLGGLLGGLLGGAK
- the msrB gene encoding peptide-methionine (R)-S-oxide reductase MsrB; this encodes MKLQLSALIALTAFCLLQAEDKPKTAPEATPATPKPAIVKTEEDWKKILTEDQFSVTRMRGTERPFGHIYEEFEKQGEGTYYCVCCGAELFTSSTKFHSGCGWPSFYDSSKAKNVLEKVDNSHGMKRIETVCKRCDAHLGHVFEGESVSAATPTGRRFCINGIALKFIPKGGEAPKLLEVASEAVQKKKDEVAKGDAAAPETKK